One window of the Anaeromyxobacter dehalogenans 2CP-C genome contains the following:
- a CDS encoding homospermidine synthase, producing MNRSVGPRGTALLVGAAGGVARALLSVLASTPLGRALAARLDALLLVDARPLPPGPLPPIARPLPQAGIRHADDLARLVRDHGVDQVVDLSSLDTLDAIRACDAAGASYLDTSLEHWPGEAPRAWESLVLRAMPPARPALRRGSFLVGSGMNPGVVNALVFAGIEAFARRAGVAPTPEALRLHAVLFTEEDTTVETLGAPPAGAFPMTWSPLHCLEELLLDDALAVRRGELVRLGHRPCDAWYRARCGDRIVEGFVVPHEEVLTLAERLPEQELAFVYRLPPAARAALAAAPQRVRPAAWPLHRMYPPHRTALRGRDRVGVLLCSLRFGELWIGYDVGAGAAGRLGTGATQLQVAAGVAAGWAQLGRRRGLHFVEDLDWREHLARVDALLGRALVVHDPHAPPRTLEERRVGAAPAEATALPA from the coding sequence TTGAATCGTTCCGTCGGTCCCCGCGGCACCGCGCTGCTGGTCGGCGCCGCCGGCGGCGTCGCCCGCGCCCTGCTCTCCGTGCTCGCCTCGACGCCGCTCGGCCGCGCGCTCGCCGCGCGCCTCGACGCGCTGCTGCTCGTGGACGCGCGGCCGCTCCCGCCCGGCCCGCTGCCGCCGATCGCGCGGCCGCTCCCGCAGGCCGGGATCCGGCACGCCGACGACCTGGCGCGCCTGGTGCGCGACCACGGCGTGGACCAGGTGGTGGACCTGTCCTCGCTCGACACGCTCGACGCCATCCGCGCCTGCGACGCGGCCGGCGCGAGCTACCTCGACACCAGCCTGGAGCACTGGCCCGGGGAGGCGCCCCGCGCCTGGGAGTCGCTCGTGCTGCGCGCGATGCCTCCCGCGCGGCCGGCGCTGCGGCGCGGGAGCTTCCTCGTGGGGAGCGGCATGAACCCGGGGGTGGTGAACGCGCTCGTGTTCGCGGGCATCGAGGCGTTCGCGCGCCGGGCCGGCGTCGCGCCCACGCCCGAGGCGCTGCGGCTCCACGCGGTGCTGTTCACCGAGGAGGACACCACCGTCGAGACGCTGGGCGCGCCGCCCGCGGGCGCGTTCCCCATGACCTGGAGCCCGCTGCACTGCCTGGAGGAGCTGCTCCTCGACGACGCGCTCGCGGTCCGGCGCGGGGAGCTCGTCCGCCTCGGCCACCGGCCCTGCGACGCCTGGTACCGCGCGCGCTGCGGGGATCGGATCGTGGAGGGGTTCGTGGTCCCGCACGAGGAGGTGCTCACGCTGGCGGAGCGCCTGCCGGAGCAGGAGCTGGCGTTCGTGTACCGGCTGCCGCCCGCCGCCCGCGCCGCGCTCGCGGCCGCGCCGCAGCGGGTCCGCCCGGCCGCCTGGCCGCTCCACCGCATGTACCCTCCGCACCGCACCGCGCTCCGCGGGCGGGACCGCGTGGGCGTGCTCCTCTGCAGCCTGCGCTTCGGGGAGCTCTGGATCGGCTACGACGTGGGCGCGGGCGCCGCCGGGCGCCTCGGCACCGGCGCCACCCAGCTCCAGGTCGCCGCCGGCGTGGCGGCGGGCTGGGCGCAGCTCGGCCGCCGCCGCGGGCTCCACTTCGTCGAGGACCTCGACTGGCGCGAGCACCTGGCGCGGGTGGACGCGCTGCTGGGGCGGGCGCTCGTGGTCCACGACCCGCACGCGCCGCCGCGCACGCTGGAGGAGCGGCGCGTGGGCGCGGCGCCGGCGGAGGCGACCGCGCTCCCCGCCTGA